A genomic region of Magnolia sinica isolate HGM2019 chromosome 6, MsV1, whole genome shotgun sequence contains the following coding sequences:
- the LOC131249304 gene encoding pentatricopeptide repeat-containing protein At4g14820 — translation METVFSNALLPSRLPLPTQTLKPNLLSSFTSITTTTTTSPTLPQLKQLHAYFLRNALDRSLLLKLALSSSVDYALSVFFSSPTLPTHTHTLLSNQFLKQISRCAAPDKAFLVYAHMRTDGVAVEEFSLPPLLKALARVSAFWEGREVHGFAVRMGLESDAFIQTGLVGFYAACGQISDARMVFDRMRHRDAVAWSVMMDGYSNSGLHDDVLRLFEEMMCSEVEEPDEVILATVLSACSRSRNLDSGKVIHSYISKRNFALDSHLQSALITMYANCGSMDQANRLFDKISPKSLVTSTAMVSGYSKLGKLKAARAIFDQMHEKDLVAWSAMIAGYAESDHPNEALKLFKEMQVSGIRPDQVTMLSVISACAHLGALEQAKWIHIFIDKNGFSDILSVSNALIDMYAKCGSLDGACHVFDNMSRRNVISWTSMITALAMHGNGESALGRFEQMKRVEGVEPNGVTFVGVLYACSHAKLVDKGRQIFASMTKEYNITPKQEHYGCMVDLLGRANLLNEAVKLIETMPFEPNVVVWGSLLGACRVYGNIELGELAARRLLEIDPNHDGAYVLLSNIYAKANRWGDVGEVRKLMKNKGITKERGCSWIELNGEIHEFAMGDQTHSRADDIYQKLDEIARELKSVGYAPNIGSVLVDLEEEEKKEAILLHGEKLAVAFGLLNVGKGSHIQIVKNLRICEDCHSFMKWVSKVFDSEIVVRDRTRFHRYRDGECSCKDFW, via the exons ATGGAAACCGTTTTTTCAAACGCTCTTCTTCCTTCCCGCCTTCCTCTTCCCACCCAAACTCTAAAACCCAACCTCCTCTCCTCTTTCAcctccatcaccaccaccaccaccacctctcCGACCCTTCCCCAACTCAAGCAGCTCCACGCCTATTTCCTCCGCAATGCCCTCGACCGCTCTCTCCTCCTCAAACTCGCACTCTCCTCTAGCGTCGACTACGCCCTCTCcgtcttcttctcttctccaacTCTCCCTACCCACACCCACACCCTTCTCTCCAATCAATTCCTCAAACAGATCTCGAGGTGCGCTGCACCCGACAAGGCCTTCCTTGTCTATGCTCATATGAGGACGGACGGCGTGGCAGTTGAAGAGTTCAGCTTACCGCCGCTGCTGAAGGCGTTGGCTCGGGTTTCTGCGTTTTGGGAAGGGAGGGAGGTTCATGGGTTTGCTGTGAGGATGGGTCTCGAGTCAGACGCGTTCATCCAGACCGGTTTGGTTGGGTTCTATGCAGCGTGTGGGCAGATTTCGGATGCGCGGATGGTGTTCGATAGAATGCGGCACAGAGATGCGGTTGCATGGAGCGTTATGATGGATGG TTATTCCAATTCTGGTCTCCACGACGATGTCTTGCGACTGTTTGAAGAAATGATGTGCTCCGAGGTAGAAGAGCCTGATGAGGTCATTCTTGCCACGGTTCTTTCAGCTTGCAGTCGTTCCAGAAACTTGGATTCTGGCAAAGTGATCCATTCATACATCTCCAAGAGGAATTTTGCTTTGGATTCTCATTTGCAGAGTGCCCTTATTACCATGTATGCAAATTGTGGTTCCATGGATCAAGCGAACCGACTGTTTGACAAAATATCGCCGAAGAGCTTAGTCACGTCCACTGCCATGGTTTCGGGATACTCTAAGCTTGGGAAACTCAAAGCTGCTCGTGCAATTTTTGACCAAATGCACGAGAAGGACTTGGTTGCCTGGAGCGCAATGATTGCGGGCTACGCAGAGAGTGACCATCCCAATGAAGCTCTTAAACTGTTCAAGGAAATGCAAGTTTCAGGCATAAGACCAGATCAAGTCACCATGTTGAGTGTAATTTCTGCTTGTGCCCATCTGGGTGCTCTAGAACAAGCAAAATGGATCCATATCTTCATTGACAAGAATGGTTTTAGTGACATTCTTTCTGTAAGTAATGCTCTCATAGACATGTACGCCAAATGTGGGAGCTTGGATGGGGCATGCCATGTCTTTGATAACATGTCTCGGAGGAATGTGATCTCTTGGACGAGCATGATAACCGCACTCGCCATGCATGGGAATGGTGAGTCTGCATTAGGGCGCTTCGAACAAATGAAAAGGGTTGAGGGGGTTGAGCCGAACGGGGTGACATTTGTGGGGGTGCTCTATGCATGCAGTCACGCGAAATTGGTCGACAAGGGACGGCAGATCTTCGCCTCGATGACCAAAGAATATAATATCACACCCAAGCAAGAGCATTATGGTTGCATGGTGGATCTCCTTGGCCGTGCCAATCTCTTAAATGAAGCAGTCAAGCTTATAGAGACGATGCCGTTCGAGCCCAATGTTGTCGTGTGGGGGTCGCTATTAGGCGCCTGTAGGGTCTACGGCAACATTGAGTTGGGCGAATTGGCAGCGAGGAGGCTGTTAGAGATAGACCCAAATCATGATGGGGCTTATGTGCTTCTATCGAACATCTATGCGAAGGCAAACAGGTGGGGGGATGTAGGGGAGGTGAGGAAATTGATGAAGAACAAGGGAATTACAAAGGAGAGAGGTTGCAGTTGGATTGAATTGAATGGTGAGATACATGAATTTGCGATGGGTGATCAGACACATTCAAGAGCTGATGATATCTATCAGAAATTGGATGAAATTGCTAGGGAGTTGAAGTCGGTGGGGTATGCTCCAAACATTGGGAGTGTGTTGGTTGATttagaagaggaagagaagaaggaagCTATTCTATTACATGGTGAGAAGTTAGCAGTTGCATTTGGGCTGTTGAATGTGGGGAAGGGGTCACACATTCAAATAGTGAAGAATCTTAGGATTTGCGAAGATTGCCACAGTTTCATGAAGTGGGTGTCAAAGGTGTTTGATAGCGAGATAGTTGTGAGGGACAGGACTCGTTTCCACCGTTACAGAGATGGTGAATGTTCCTGTAAAGACTTCTGGTGA